In Populus alba chromosome 1, ASM523922v2, whole genome shotgun sequence, a single window of DNA contains:
- the LOC118053945 gene encoding transcription termination factor MTERF8, chloroplastic-like, with protein MAANKHSRSLLSLLQKRFLLTFSAALSPPTAQLPTSSSSSSSSSFTVHFLVNSCGLTSKSALSVSKKFQIRENKLQNPQSVLQFLKAHDFSETHISKLIEKRPKILLRRIEDNLKAKFDFFIENGFAGQLLPQLILSNPVILERALDSHIKPSLLYFKSILGTSEKVIAASKRSVFLLTCDWNSIVQPNVDFLIKEGVPVDRVAKLFLFHPQVVQRKHDRMVYAVNTVKDLGLEPEVSIFIYALTTMMQSSESTLKKKVEVLKSLGWTEEEIFRAFKQDPAILRFSEDKIRGVMDFLVNTVGLRPQTIIANPLFLHYSINKRLRPRYNVLKALESKKLFDEGISIGSALKMSDKKFMKNYVSKYVNSVPGILDTYKGIIKPIKMDN; from the coding sequence ATGGCCGCCAATAAACATAGCAGAAGCTTGCTTTCTCTGCTTCAAAAACGTTTTCTATTAACATTTTCTGCTGCACTTTCTCCTCCTACAGCTCAATTACCCACCAGtagctcttcttcttcatcgtcGTCCTTCACAGTTCATTTCCTTGTGAATTCTTGCGGGCTCACTTCAAAATCTGCCCTTTCAGTTTCCAAGAAGTTCCAAATCCGTGAAAACAAACTCCAAAACCCTCAATCCGTACTCCAGTTCTTGAAAGCTCATGACTTTAGCGAAACCCATATTTCCAAATTGATTGAAAAGCGACCCAAGATTCTCCTGCGCAGAATAGAAGACAATCTGAAAGCCAAGTTTGACTTCTTTATCGAGAATGGTTTTGCGGGTCAGCTTCTGCCCCAACTTATTTTATCAAATCCGGTGATTTTGGAAAGGGCATTAGATTCCCATATTAAACCATCTCTTCTGTACTTTAAGTCTATTCTCGGTACCAGCGAGAAAGTTATTGCAGCTTCCAAACGTTCTGTGTTTTTGTTGACTTGTGATTGGAACAGTATCGTGCAACCAAATGTTGATTTCTTGATTAAAGAGGGAGTTCCTGTTGATAGGGTTGCAAAGTTGTTTCTGTTTCACCCACAGGTTGTGCAACGGAAGCATGATAGGATGGTTTATGCGGTTAATACTGTCAAGGATTTGGGACTTGAACCAGaggtttctatttttatatatgctcTTACTACCATGATGCAATCGAGCGAGTCCACTTTGAAGAAGAAAGTTGAAGTGTTGAAGAGTTTGGGGTGGACGGAGGAGGAGATTTTCCGGGCTTTTAAGCAAGACCCTGCTATTTTGCGATTTTCAGAGGACAAGATCAGGGGTGTGATGGATTTCTTGGTGAATACTGTGGGATTGAGGCCACAAACTATTATTGCAAACCCTTTGTTTCTTCATTACTCAATTAACAAAAGGCTTCGACCAAGGTATAATGTTTTGAAGGCTTTGGAGTCAAAGAAGCTCTTTGATGAGGGCATAAGCATTGGGTCGGCGCTAAAAATGAGCGATAAGAAATTCATGAAGAACTATGTTTCCAAGTATGTAAACAGTGTCC